The DNA segment CTTCGCAAGCCCGCCATACCAGCGGCATACGCGACGATTTCGCTGCCGTGGGTAGCCTTGCTGTTCTGCTGGCTCGCAGCCGTCGGGCTCACTCGCATCGCTCTCGGCCACGCCGACATCACCGGCAGCGCGACTCTCACCGTCCTGACCCTGTTGCTCGGCGCCACCGTGACATGCGCGGCATGGTCGTACCGCCGCAGTCGGGCATCCGGGACGCTCGATGCCGGCGACACCCTGGCCATCGCGTTCCTGATCGCCGGCCTGCTCGGCACCGTCACGCAGTGGGTCCAACTCTTCCATCTCGAACGCAGCACCTTCGGCCTCGTTTCCACCTACTTCTACGACGATAACCGCCGCCTCTGGGGCAACCTGAACCAGCCCAACCACCAGGCCACCGTGCATGGCATCGCACTGGTCGCGTCAGTCTGGCTGGCCTCGCGCGGCAGGCTGCGCTTCCCGATGTGGCTGGCAGCGGTAGCACTGCTGGAGAGCGGCATCGTGCTATCCGGATCGCGCACCGGCGTGCTGCATGTCGGTCTGGCCGCGCTCTACGCACTGGTGGCCGCCTGGCTGCAGCGCGGCATGCCACGCGAGGTGGATCCGATGCGGCGCACGACCGGACTGCTGGTGGCCGCGGCCGCCATGGTTGCAATGCTGCTGGTGCTGCAGCCAGCGATCCGCAGCGCCGGCCAGCTGCTTGACTGGCGCCTGTTCGACACGATCGCGCAACTGGAAGCCGAGGACCAGATGTCGGCCCGTGGCGCGCTCTGGGCGCATGCGATGGCGATGTTCCGCGCGCACCCCTGGATCGGCGTCGGCTGGGGCGAGTTCGGCTGGGCGCAATTCATGCAGCTGCCGCAGGTCGGCGTGAAGGTGGAGATGTCCCTGCACGCCCACAATGCCGTGCTGGACCTGCTGGCCAAGACCGGCATCGCCGGCACGCTCGGGGTCGCGCTGATTCTCGCGGCGTGGCTGTGGCGCGTGGTGCGGGCGCGGCTCTGGCAGGCAGAACATGGAGAGCGCCGCGAAGCGGGGCTGATGCTGACGTGGCTGGCGATGCTGTGCGCGCATTCGATGCTCGAATACCCGTTGCACTACCTGTACTTCTTGCTGCCGTTCTGTTTCCTGCTGGGCTGGCTGGAGCCTGCCGCGGCCGGACCATGGCGCGTCCGGGCCAGCGTGGCGAAGGGCCTCAGCGTGGCGTTCATTGCGCTTGCCGTTGCCATCCTGGCCACCATGTGGCAGGACTACCGCCGCGCCGAGGCACGCGAGTACGCCGCCAGCGAAACCCGCAACACCCTGCCGATGCCGCGCTTCTGGTTCCGCCAGCATGCGCAGGCCGATGCCGCGGGCCTGGCCGTCATCACGCCGCAGAATGCAGCGCAACTTCTGCCCGCGCATATCGCCGCGGTGCACCTGCTGCCGACCCCGACGATGATCGCACGCACGGCATGGCTGCTCGCGCTGACCGGCGATGCCGCGCAGGGCCGCCTGTGGATGGAGCGGCTGCGCTGGTATTACCTGGGCGATGAAGTCACGCAATACGCCGACATCGTGAAGTCATGCCGGGAATTGTCCGCCGACGAACGCCCGCAGGCGTTCTGCGCCTGGGTTACCGACCGCTCGCGCCGGTTCTCCGCGTGGGGACGCAAGTGACCTAGTAGTAGGGCGCGTAGTAGGCCGGCGGCGGCGCGTAGTAGTACCGCGGCGCCGGCGCAGGTGCCGCGGCAACCCGCCCCGATACCGGCACGCGGTTGCCGCTGGCATACATGCACTGCACGTAGGCGGCATCGTATTGCCGCTGCGTGCCATAGCCCGCGTACTGGGCGTTGCCCGCGCCCACCGCCGCGCCCGTCAGCAGGCCAACGCCGGCGCCAACCGCCGCGCCTGATCCGCCATTGAACGCCGCACCGGCCGCCGCACCGAGGGCGGAGCCGACCACGGCGCTGCCGACCGCCGCGTTGTTCGCGGCCTGCGAGGAAGTCACGCCACCAACCTGCCCGAAGGCGAACTGGCGGCAGTTGTAGTCGTCGGCGCGGAACTGGTCGAAGCTCTTGCCGGTGCCCGGCAACGCCATCACGCTCGGGCCCGAAGGCATCACGACGCAGGCGCCGAGGGCCAGGGTGGCCACGGCGAGCGTGGCGCGGGTCAGGACTCGCATGCTGCGCTCCACGCTGTCAGGAGTTTGCCGGCGGCTGAGCCGGCACGCGTTGCCAGCCTCCCGGGCAGGATTGCACGTAGGGGTAGTAGCCTTCAGGCTGGTTGCAGTGGTACCACCAGCCCTGGTCCTGCGGCACGGCCCGTTCGGGACCCGGGGCGGGCACCGGCCCGTTGGGCCCCTGCTCGATGTATTGAGGTGGCTCGACCGGCACGGCGACGGCCGGAGCCGGGTAGTAATACGGCGCCGGGTACGAAGGGTAGTAATACGGGTAGCCGCCGAACACGACGCTGGGGCCAAAATAGATACCCACGCCGACACGCGTCTTGATCATGCCGCCGCGTGTGTCGGCGCCATGCCAGTCGGCATTGTGGATATCGGCCCGCCCGGCAAGGGCGGCGCCGCTCGCGGCCGTGGCCGCCAGTGCCAGTACCAGCTGGCAGAGCTTGCGCCCGTTCATGGTATTCACCTTTCCCCCGCGTGGCCGGAAGGCACGCCGCGGGCAGAGGCAGCCGGCCGCAAAATGCGCCGGCCCGCAATCGTATTGAATACCAAATTGTGAAGCGCGGGCATGCCGCCGGCGCGGCTGGAAATGCGGCGTTACCTTTATTACCGAGGAACGACAGGCCGGTAAGACGCCGTGACCTGACACGACACCTGACGCGACATGCCAGGTCCGTCGTCCCCGCATCCGCCCATGGGCGCCGACCTATTCGGCGAACAGGTCTGGACCAAACACCTCGTAATGAATGCGCGATTCATGGACGCCTAGATTCTTCAGTGCGTCATGCTGCATTCGCATGAATGGAATCGGGCCGCAGATGTAGTAATCGGCGTCAGGCAGCAGAATCGATTTTTCGATTTGCTTTACGTCGACCAGGCCCGCGTGGTCATAGTCGCGCCCTTGCACGTCTTCTGGCAGCGGCTGGTCATAGAAGACGAAGAGTTCAAGGTTCTCATAGGTCTTCGCCGCCTCGCGCAGCTTGTCTCGCATGGCGTGCACTGCACTATTGCGGGCGCCATGCGCGAAGACGACTTTCCGCGGCGGCGCCTGCAGCGCGGTCTTGAGCATGCTGATCATGGGCGTCAGCCCCACGCCGCCGCTGATCAGCACAATGGGCGTGGTGGCGTTGACGTCGATATGGAAACTCCCATATGGCGTGGCAAGCTTGACCTCATCGCCGACATTGACGTGATCGTGCAGCAGGTTGGAAACATAGCCAGGTGGCTGGGTGTCGCCGCTTTCCCGCTTGACTGAAATCCGATAGCTGCGCCCGTTCGGCATATCGGACAGGCTGTATTGGCGGATTTGCTGCAGGCCGAGTGCGGGCACATCGACTGCAATGCTGGTGTATTGACCGGGCTTGAAGTTCGCGACCGGCTTGCCGTCGGCCGGCTCAAGGACGAAGGACGTGATCACGCCGCTTTCGGGGCGCTTCTCGCGGACGACAAAGGTTCGCCACCCGGTCCAGCCGCCGTCCTGCCCGGCCGAACCTTCGTACAGGGCGCTCTCCATGCCCATCAGGACATCGGCCAGGTTGCCATAGGCTTGCGCCCACGCGGAGATGATTTCCTCGGTCGCTGCGCTGCCCAGGACTTCCCTGATGGCCGCCAGCAGGTGCTCGCCGACGATGGGGTATTGCTCCGGCTTGACGCCCAGGCTCGCGTGCTTGTTGGCAATGTTGTTCAGCACGGCCATCAGGCTGCTGGGGTCTTCGATATTCTCCGCATACGCGTAGACCGCCCGCGCCAATGCCTGCTGCTGCTCGCCCCGTTCCTGATGCGCCATGTTGAACACATTTTTCAGTTCGGGATGCGCTTCGAACATGCGCTTGTAGAAGCACTTGATAATGTCGTAGCCGTGTTCCGCCAGTACCGGGGCGGTGGCTTTCACGATGTCCTTCGTCTTCTGGGTAAGCATTGCCTCTTCTCCTTTGGCAAGGTGATGGGAGCCAGGCGGTGACGCTGCGTCCGTGCGGGCGCGATTCGCGATTCTCGTTTTCCGGCTGCCCTGAGCAATGTCTAGTCTAGGTGCGGTGATTGCCGTTTGGCACGTGCCGGCCCACGGGCGGTGCAGCCAGGCCGGTCACTGAGCTGTGGCGGCCACCCAGTCGCCCGACTTGCCGCCATGCTTTTCCAGCAGCTTCACATTGCCGATCACCATGCCGCGGTCCACCGCCTTGCACATGTCGTAGATCGTCAGCAGCGCCACCTGCACGCCGGTCAGCGCTTCCATCTCGACGCCGGTCTGTCCGCGGGTCTCGGTGCGCACGGTGCAGGCGACGGTGGCGCTGGCCTCGTCGAGCGCAAAGTCGACCGCGACCTTGGTCAGCCCGATCGGATGGCATAGCGGGATCAGGTCGGCGGTACGCTTGGTGGCCATGATCGCTGCCACCCGTGCAATGCCGAGCACGTCGCCCTTCCTGGCATTGCCGTCGCGAACCAGCGCGAAGGTGTCGGGCAGCATGGTGATGGTGCCGGTGGCTACGGCCACGCGGTGCGTGCTGGACTTGTCGCCGACGTCGACCATATGGGCCTGGCCGGCGGTATCGAAATGGGTGAGCTGGGTCATGGCTGGGCGTTATGCAGGGCGTTGTGCAGGAGGCCTTTGGCGGGGGCGGGAACCGTCTGATGGGAACGGCCACCGGAGGCCGCTATCATAGCAACATGCCAAAACAACCATCGCTTCGCAGGTCTGCCGCACCCGGCCATTGCGCCGCGGCGGATGCCGCGCCTGCCGGTTCCGCGTCACATCGTGGTGGCGCCGGGTCGCCATGGCGGCGGCCGCTGGCGGCGGTGCTGGCGCTGAGCATTGCATCGCCGGCGTGGCCGCAGGCAACGCCCCGCGCGCCTGCTTCGGCCCCGGCCGCCGCCGCACCGGCCACGCCGGTGGCATCCACGCGGGCGCCGCAGCCGGTGCCGTCGTTGTCCGGCGATGCCAGCGACCAGGTCTACGACAACCTGAACCGCAGCATCAAGGCGGGCCAGAAATCCGAGTTCGGCCTGCGTACCAACAACCCGGTGGTCGAGGGCGGCGGAGTGCAACTGCCGGACCTGGGCGACCCGTCCACGGCAGCGCTGTCGCCCGACATGGAGAAGCGCCTGGGCGACCGCATCATGCGCGACATCCGCCGCGATCCGCTGTACGTGCCGGACCCGCTGCTGTCGGATTACCTGAACGCGCTCGGCTACCGGCTGGTGCAGGCGGCGCGGCGGCAGAGCATCTCGGGCTCGACCGGCGCCGGCACCTTTGCCACCGGCTTCGACCTGTTCGCGGTGCGCGACCGCAGCATCAACGCCTTCGCGCTGCCGGGCGGCTATATCGGCGTGCATACGGGGCTGCTGGTGCAGTCCGATACAGAGTCGGAACTGGCCTCGGTGCTGGGCCATGAAATCGGCCACGTGATGCAGCGCCATATCGCGCGCGGCATCACCTCGCAAGACCGGTCAATGTGGATCGCGCTGGCCTCGATGGTGCTGGCCGGGCTGGCCGCCACGCGCAGCCCCGATGCCGCGGCGGCGCTGGCGATGGGCGGGCAGGGCGCCGCCATTGCCAACCAGCTGTCGTTCTCGCGCGGCGCGGAGCGCGAGGCCGATCGCGTCGGCTTCCAGATCATGACCGCGGCGGGCTTCGACCCGCAGGGCATGCCCGATTTCTTCGCGCGGCTGCAGCGCGTGTCCGGCATCTCGGAAAGCTCGGTGCCGTCCTATGTGCGCACCCACCCGCTGACTTCCGAGCGTCTTGCCGACATGCAGGACCGCGTGAGCCACGCCAACGCGCGCAAGGTGCCCAATACGCCCGAGTACGAGTTCGCCCGGATGCGCGCGCGCGTGATCCAGGAATCGTCGCCGAGCGACCTGCAGGCGTTGCGCAACTCGCTGAACGCGCAGTTGCCGGGTGCCTCGGCGCTGCGGGCGCCGGCGCTGCACTACGGCCTCGCCTTCACCGAGCAGCGGCTGGGCCGCACCGCCGCCGCCGAACAGGAACTGGCCGAGGCGCGGCGCCTGTACGGCACCATCCCCGGTGCCAGCTCGGGCAGCCCCATGCTGGACGTGATGGCGATCCAGCTGGCGCGCACGCAGGGCCGCGTGCCCGAGGCGCTGGCACAGGCCACGGCGTCGATGAAAGCCTTCCCGCTGTCGCATGCGGTGTCGGTCACCTATGCCGAGACCCTGGTCGGCTCGGGCCGCTACGACGAGGCGGTGCGCTTCCTGCGCGAGCGCACGCGCCAGGAAACCAGCCGCAGCGACTGGTGGGAAATGCTGGCACGCGCGTACGCCGGCCAGGGCAAGCGGGTGCAGCAGCACCAGGCGCTGGCCGAGAAATATGCGATGGACGGCGCCTACCAGGCCGCGATCGAACAGCTGCAGATCGCGCGCAAGGCCGGCGACGGCGACTTCTATACGCTGTCCGAGGTGGATGCCCGCCTGCACCAGCTGGAACGCCAGTACCGCGAGGACAAGCAGGACAGCAAGGGCATGCCGAACTGAGGCAAGCCCGGCCGCGCGGCGTCAGGCCGCCGGCTGGCGCACGAAGCCGAAGCGCTTCGGCAGCTCGCTTTCCGCGATGGGCTCGATCGGGAGGTCGCGGCCGTCGTGGTGGAAAAGGCCCAGCTCGGTGCCGCAGGCTTCGCCATGCCAGGTGCTGCTGCTGCTGAAAGTTTCCAGGTCATGGTCATGCAGCAACGCGGCCTGCGTGCCATCGACACCGTCGACCGTCCCCGCCAGTACCACGTTGCCGTGCTCGTCGGCATAGCAGGCCTGCAGCCTGAACGGCTGCCGCGAGGTCGTGCTTAGCGCGCCCTGGTGCAGCCGCACGATCCACGGCGCGTACGCCAGCCCCACGAAAACCTTTTGCGGCCCGTTCTGGAAATACCACGCGCCGCGCTCGTCGCTCAGGTAGTTGCGTTCGATAAAGCCGATCAACGCTTCATTGCGCACCGGCTCGCCGGTCAGGCCGTGCTGCTGGGCGTATTCATTGCGCAGGCGCCACTGCCCGCGCCGGTCCAGCGCGAGCCAGCCATAGGCGTTGGGCACGTTGGGCCAGCGCGCCATGGCTTGCCTGACGATGTC comes from the Cupriavidus sp. P-10 genome and includes:
- a CDS encoding PglL family O-oligosaccharyltransferase, with product MPPSRTTFPSAALIAAIVFPLLVSRHTLPLATFYGEWTAACCALALIAFQALRKPAIPAAYATISLPWVALLFCWLAAVGLTRIALGHADITGSATLTVLTLLLGATVTCAAWSYRRSRASGTLDAGDTLAIAFLIAGLLGTVTQWVQLFHLERSTFGLVSTYFYDDNRRLWGNLNQPNHQATVHGIALVASVWLASRGRLRFPMWLAAVALLESGIVLSGSRTGVLHVGLAALYALVAAWLQRGMPREVDPMRRTTGLLVAAAAMVAMLLVLQPAIRSAGQLLDWRLFDTIAQLEAEDQMSARGALWAHAMAMFRAHPWIGVGWGEFGWAQFMQLPQVGVKVEMSLHAHNAVLDLLAKTGIAGTLGVALILAAWLWRVVRARLWQAEHGERREAGLMLTWLAMLCAHSMLEYPLHYLYFLLPFCFLLGWLEPAAAGPWRVRASVAKGLSVAFIALAVAILATMWQDYRRAEAREYAASETRNTLPMPRFWFRQHAQADAAGLAVITPQNAAQLLPAHIAAVHLLPTPTMIARTAWLLALTGDAAQGRLWMERLRWYYLGDEVTQYADIVKSCRELSADERPQAFCAWVTDRSRRFSAWGRK
- the hmpA gene encoding NO-inducible flavohemoprotein, producing MLTQKTKDIVKATAPVLAEHGYDIIKCFYKRMFEAHPELKNVFNMAHQERGEQQQALARAVYAYAENIEDPSSLMAVLNNIANKHASLGVKPEQYPIVGEHLLAAIREVLGSAATEEIISAWAQAYGNLADVLMGMESALYEGSAGQDGGWTGWRTFVVREKRPESGVITSFVLEPADGKPVANFKPGQYTSIAVDVPALGLQQIRQYSLSDMPNGRSYRISVKRESGDTQPPGYVSNLLHDHVNVGDEVKLATPYGSFHIDVNATTPIVLISGGVGLTPMISMLKTALQAPPRKVVFAHGARNSAVHAMRDKLREAAKTYENLELFVFYDQPLPEDVQGRDYDHAGLVDVKQIEKSILLPDADYYICGPIPFMRMQHDALKNLGVHESRIHYEVFGPDLFAE
- the moaC gene encoding cyclic pyranopterin monophosphate synthase MoaC is translated as MTQLTHFDTAGQAHMVDVGDKSSTHRVAVATGTITMLPDTFALVRDGNARKGDVLGIARVAAIMATKRTADLIPLCHPIGLTKVAVDFALDEASATVACTVRTETRGQTGVEMEALTGVQVALLTIYDMCKAVDRGMVIGNVKLLEKHGGKSGDWVAATAQ
- a CDS encoding beta-barrel assembly-enhancing protease — translated: MPKQPSLRRSAAPGHCAAADAAPAGSASHRGGAGSPWRRPLAAVLALSIASPAWPQATPRAPASAPAAAAPATPVASTRAPQPVPSLSGDASDQVYDNLNRSIKAGQKSEFGLRTNNPVVEGGGVQLPDLGDPSTAALSPDMEKRLGDRIMRDIRRDPLYVPDPLLSDYLNALGYRLVQAARRQSISGSTGAGTFATGFDLFAVRDRSINAFALPGGYIGVHTGLLVQSDTESELASVLGHEIGHVMQRHIARGITSQDRSMWIALASMVLAGLAATRSPDAAAALAMGGQGAAIANQLSFSRGAEREADRVGFQIMTAAGFDPQGMPDFFARLQRVSGISESSVPSYVRTHPLTSERLADMQDRVSHANARKVPNTPEYEFARMRARVIQESSPSDLQALRNSLNAQLPGASALRAPALHYGLAFTEQRLGRTAAAEQELAEARRLYGTIPGASSGSPMLDVMAIQLARTQGRVPEALAQATASMKAFPLSHAVSVTYAETLVGSGRYDEAVRFLRERTRQETSRSDWWEMLARAYAGQGKRVQQHQALAEKYAMDGAYQAAIEQLQIARKAGDGDFYTLSEVDARLHQLERQYREDKQDSKGMPN
- a CDS encoding DUF2946 family protein, whose amino-acid sequence is MDDIVRQAMARWPNVPNAYGWLALDRRGQWRLRNEYAQQHGLTGEPVRNEALIGFIERNYLSDERGAWYFQNGPQKVFVGLAYAPWIVRLHQGALSTTSRQPFRLQACYADEHGNVVLAGTVDGVDGTQAALLHDHDLETFSSSSTWHGEACGTELGLFHHDGRDLPIEPIAESELPKRFGFVRQPAA